One Archangium violaceum genomic window, GTCTGCGGCGGCGTGGATGTCATCACCGAAAGCAAGCGCCTGGCCCACTCGGCCCTCACCACCATGTCACCGGGGCTGATCCGCCCCTTCGATCAGCGGCATGACGGCATGCTCCTGGGCGAGGGCGCGGGCGTGCTGGTGCTGGAGTCCCCCGCCCACGCGGCCCGCAGGGGCGCGCCGGTGCTGGCGCTGCTGCGGGGGGTGGGCTCGGCCAACGACGCGGCGAGCATGACGTCGCCGGATGCCGAGGCCCTCGGCGCCCGGCTCGCCATCGAGCGCTCGCTCGCGGACGCGGGCGTGGCTCCGGCCGAGGTGGGGCTCATCAACGCGCACGGAACCGCCACGCCGGTCAACGATCGTGTGGAGGGTGAGACCTTCCAGGCGATCTTCCGCGGCAACGCCCCCATCGTCTTCGCCACCAAGAGCAACTTCGGTCACAGCCTGGGGGCCACCGGGGCCATCGAGGCCATCGCCGTGGTGCTGGCGCTGCGCGACGGGCGGGTTCCTCCCATCGCCGGCCTGGAGCAGCCCCTGCCCGGCTTCCCCTTCCCGCTTCCGGTGGGCAGACCCCAACCCCATCAGGCACGCCTGGGCCTGAGTCTGACGTTGGGCTTCGGCGGCTTCGACACCTCTCTCGTCATCCAGGCGCCGGAATGAACATGAATCCAGACATCCTCACCGTGGGCGGCCGGGGCCAGGCGTCCGGGGGCGAGGTGGGCCCGCGGCTGGCGCAGGTGCGCCGCGCCGTGCGCTACGCCGACCCCTCGTCCTGGGCCATGGCCAACGCCGTGGACGCGGCGCTCACCGCTTCCCCCCGCCCGCTGGACACCAACCGGGTGGCCCTGGTGAACCTGGGGCTGCAGGGCCCTTCCGAGGCCATGGCGCAGGTGGCCGGGTCCGTGTGGGAAGGCTCTGTGTCCCCCGTGCGATTCCCCGCCGCCTCTCCCAGCGCGGCGGTCGCGCTGAGCTGCATCGCCTGGGGGATTCGAGGCCCCACCTTGTCGTTGCTCCAGCCCCTGCGACAGGGCCTGCCCGTGGCACTCGCTCTCGCCCGGGGCTGGTTGGGTCGCGGACAGGTGGAGGGGGTGCTCCTGGCTTCCTTCCACCTGCCGGCGGGTGGTGCCCCCCCGCGCGCGGCCTGCGTGTTGCTGACTCCTTCTCCCGAGGGAGAGCCCGCCAATGTCGAGCAACTCCTCGGTTTCTTCTCCACCTCCCTGGGGTAACTGACATGCGCTTTCCCTTTCAGCTCTCGGGACCGGCCTCGGGGCTCTCCCCGGCTCTCATCGATTCCTTCCTGAACGAACGCATCACCGATGCCACCACCGGTGGCGCGGCCTCCCAGCAGCCGTGGCGGCTCGACGCCCTCGCGGAGGGGTGGCGTCGGTTGGGCCTGCGCTCCGGGGACCTGGTGTTCGTGGCCATGCCCAACGGGCCCTCGCTGCTGGCGCACTTCTTCGGAGTGCTGGCGGCCGGCGGCGTTCCCGCCCTGGTGGCGCCCGCCACGCCCGTGGCGCGGCTGAAGGTGCTGTTCGAGACCTTCTCGGCGCGCGGGCTGGTGACGCCCCGGCTGCCCGAGCTCGATATGGCGGGGCTGGAGCGCTCCTCCCTGTTGGGCAGCGAGACGGCGCTGCTGCCTCCGAGCCAGCCCCCACCGCTCAAACCGGGCGAGGTGGTCATGCTCACCTCGGGGACCTCGGGCTTCGCCAGCGGCTGTGTCTTCGACCTGGAGGCGCTGATGCGCAACGCCTTCAAGCACACGGGAGCGGTGGGACAGCGGGAGGAGGACTCGGTCCTGGTCAACCTGCCGCTGTACTACTCGTACGCCCTGGTGGCCCAGGCCTTCGCCACGCTGCTGAGTGGCGGGCGGCTGGTCATCAGCGGGCCTCCCTTCAATCCAGAGAGCTACCTGCGGCTGGTCCATGAGCACCACATCACCGTCTCCTCGGTGACCCCGCTGCTGGTGCGCTCGCTCCTCGCCCAGGAGCACCTGCCCGAGAGGCTGCGCGTCCTCACCGTTGGAGGCGATGCCCTGGCCGCCCCGCAGGTCGAGCGGCTGTTGAAGCTGCGGCCCGGTGGCGAGCTGTACCTCACCTACGGGCTGTCCGAGGCGGGGCCGCGCGTGGCCACCCTGGCGGCCCACCTCGAGCCGCCCCACCGTTACACCTCCGTGGGGCGTCCCCTCCCCGGCACGCGCGTGGAGTTGGAGGGCCAGCGGATACCGGGTCAGGGAGAGCTGCTGGTCTCCTCGGACACGCTGATGAAGCGGCGCATTGGCTTCGTTGAGGGGCGCAAGGCGCATGAGTGGCGTGCTCCCGGCCTGCTCGCCACGGGTGACATCTTCGAGATCGACCCCCAGGGCTACCTCTCCTTCATCGGCCGGCTGTCGGACTTCGTCGTCAAGGGCGGAGAGAAGATCAGCCTGGCCTCCGTGCGGCGGCTGGCCACGTCGTTGCCAGGGGTGGTGTCGGCCCGCACCGAGGTCATCGTCGATCGGGTGGAGACGAACTACGACCTGCACCTGGTGGTCACCAGTCCCGAGCTGACCTCCGAGTCCGTCCGGCGCCACCTCCAGGGTCAGCTCCGGCGCACGGAGACGCCCCGCACCATCTACCTCATGAGCACCAACGACAGTCGAGCCCAGCTCGGGCACAAGTGAGCGGCCGGGCCGCCAGGGAGCAGAAAAGACCATGAAGGCCGTGGCGATCCAACAGCATGGAGGGCCGGAGGTGTTGCAGGTGGTGGAGCTGCCCGAGCCCGCCCCGCGGGCGCAGGATGTGCTCGTGCGGGTGAAGGCAGTCGCGCTCAACCATCTGGACATCTGGCTGCGACGCGGGGGCTCGGGGCTGCGGCCGAGCCTCCCTCACGTCCCGGGCAGCAACGTGGCCGGAGTGGTGGCGAGCGTGGGCGCCGAGGTCAAGGATCTGGCGCCGGGGACGGAGGTGCTCGTCAACCCCGGGCTCTCGTGCGGACACTGCGAGGCGTGCCTGGCGGGTGACGATCCGGCGTGCCGCGGTTTCCAGCTGGTGGGTGAGCACCTGCCTGGGGGCTATGCCGAGTACGTGGCCGTGCCCCGGCGCAACGTGGTTCCCAAACCCGCCCGGCTCTCCTTCCCCGAGGCCGCCTGCCTGCCCCTGTCCTTCCTCACCGCGTGGACCATGCTCGTGCGGCGCGCGCAGGTGAAGCCGGGCGAGTGGGTGCTGGTCCAGGCGGCCGGTTCCGGGGTGGGCAGCGCGGCGGTGCAGATCTGCAAGCTGCTGGGTGCCACGGTGATCGCCACCGCCTCCAGCGCCGAGAAGCTGGCCCGGCTCCAGGAGCTCGGGGTCGACCACCTCATCAACTACGCCGAGCAGGACTTCGTCACGGAGGTCCGGCGCCTCACACGCCGACGCATGGTGGACGTGGTCGTCGAGCATACCGGCGCGGCCACCTTCGAGAAGAGCGTGGCGTGCCTGGCGGGTGGGGGGCGGATGGTGCTCTGCGGGGCCACCACGGGGGCCGAGGTGAAGCTGGATCTGCGGGTGCTCTTCTCCAAGCGCCTCTCCGTGCTGGGCTCCACGCTGGGCTCCAAGGGGGACCTGCTGCACCTGCTCCGGCTGGTGGAGCAGGGCAGGCTGCGGCCGGTGCTGGATCGCACCCTGCCGCTGGAGGAAGCCGCCCAGGCCCACCAGCTGATGGAGCAGCGGGCCCAATTCGGACACATCGTCCTCACTCCGTGACTCGCGGAGAACAACCTGGAGGCGCTGGTGCTGCGCCGGGACTCGCACGACGGCGGCGGGTGGGCTAGTCCAGTGTTCGCATGAGACGAACCGCGGGCATCCTTCTCATCCTGTTGTCGGGCGCTTCCTTCGGAGCGCTGGGCATCTTCGGGCGCGTGGCGTACGCGTCGGGAGCGAACACGCCCACGGTGTTGTTCCTGCGCTTCGGCCTGGCGGCGCTGCTGCTGGGCGCGGTGATGGTGGCGAGGCGGGTGCCGCTGCCCCGAGGGCGCGTGCTGGGCGGCCTGGTGCTGCTGGGAGCGTTGGGGTACGTGGGGCAGAGCCTGGCGTACTTCTCGGCGCTGAAGCACGCGTCGGCTGGGTTGACGGCGCTGTTGCTCTACCTCTTCCCGGCGCTGGTGGCGCTGCTGTCGGTGGTGGTGGACGGCGAGCGGTTGACGCGGAGGCGTGTGGTGGCCGTCGTGCTGGCGCTCGGGGGGACGGCGCTGACGATTGACTTGAATGGGGGAGCGAGTCCGAAGGGGATTCTCTTCGGGTTGCTCTCGGCACTGGTGTACGCGGTGTACGTATTCACGAGCTCGCGGGTGGTGGGGCCGGCGGGGCCGCTGGCTTCGTCGACGGTCATCCTGGGCTCGGCGGGAGTGGTGTACGGAGCGCTGATGGCAGCGCAGGGGCCGGCGCTGCCGCAGACGCCGCAGGGCTGGATGGCGGTGGCGGGCATGATGCTGCTGTCGACGGTGATGGCGGTGCTGACGTTCTTCGCGGGGCTGGAGCGGGTGGGGCCGGTGGTGGCATCACTGCTGTCGACGGTGGAGCCGCTGGTGGCGGTGTTGCTGGGGGCGCTCCTGCTGAGCGAACGGTTGAGCGCGTCGCAGGGCGTGGGAGGACTGCTCATCCTCGCGGCGGTGGTGCTGCTCTCGAAGCCCGAGAGCCCCCCCACCCCCCTCCCCCGCCAGGAGCAGGTGTCGGGGGGTTCGTGGGCGCGGTCGAGCGAGAGTACCAGCACCACCGACGGCGGCTGAGCCCGGCCACCTGAAATTCCCGCCGTGTCTTGCCCTTGTTACCCGGGGCCGCGAAGAAGTCCCGGGTGGAGGGATTGGGCTCGGAGAGGGTCCTCCGCGGCTCAGTGAATCCGGACGGAGAAGGTCTCTGTGTTTCCGGTGACGGTGGCCACGAAACCGTTCGAACAATTGATGAACGGATACAGTATTTTCATTGCTCCCCTGGCTTTCATTCACCGAGCTCTTCGGCAGCGGCTTCTGCTTATTCAGAAAAGAGCTTGTCCACGCAAGCGAAAACCAGGACAAGAATGATGTATGTATTCTCTCCCTCGAAAGGGGGATTTCCCCGGGTATCGAATCTGGTACTCGACTCAGGGTTGGCAGATGGGCTCGGCGCACGACCGGGGCACGTCGTCAGCGCGCGTGGCGGCGTAGTCACGAGTCATTCGACTTCCCCTGAAAGTGCTCCCGGTAGCGCGCTGGAGTGACGCCGAGTCCGCGCAGGAAGGCACGCCGCATCACCTCGGCGCTGCCAAAGCCGCAGGAGTTGGCGATCTCCTCGACCCCCTTGTCGGTCCGTTCGAGCAGGCGCCGGGCCGCTTCGACGCGCAATTGCTGGACGTAGCGGGCCGGGGTCTTCCCCAGTTCCTGGAGGAACACGCGGGCGAAGTTGCGAGGGCTCATCGCCACTCGCGCGGCCAGGGATTCAACCGACATCCGCTCGCCAGGGTTCTCGGCCATCCAGACCTGGAGCTCGTGGAGCGCCTTGCGCTCGGCGGACTGGGCGGACAGGGCGACGCTGAACTGGGCCTGCCCTCCGGATCTCCGCAGGAACAGCACCAGACCACGCGCGACCTGGAGCGCGGCGGTGCTTCCGAAGTCCTCCTCCACCAACCCCAGGGCGAGATCCATCCCGGTGGTGACTCCCGCCGAGGTGTAGATGCGGCCGTCCTGAATCCAGATGGGATTGGGATCGACGGACAC contains:
- a CDS encoding beta-ketoacyl-[acyl-carrier-protein] synthase family protein, giving the protein MSASSSTPVAITGMAWTTSLGDDLEGVWRRMLAGEMGFVEMPSEHRVRNLRVAAVPTSGTSATRAHQRLRYLASQTLRRALRQGGLEASSPGLRLVLGTSLGAYLDEAEERTAPLDAWAQDVARELGASEPALCLSTACSSGADALLVGAELIRAGLAEVCVCGGVDVITESKRLAHSALTTMSPGLIRPFDQRHDGMLLGEGAGVLVLESPAHAARRGAPVLALLRGVGSANDAASMTSPDAEALGARLAIERSLADAGVAPAEVGLINAHGTATPVNDRVEGETFQAIFRGNAPIVFATKSNFGHSLGATGAIEAIAVVLALRDGRVPPIAGLEQPLPGFPFPLPVGRPQPHQARLGLSLTLGFGGFDTSLVIQAPE
- a CDS encoding coronafacic acid synthetase is translated as MNPDILTVGGRGQASGGEVGPRLAQVRRAVRYADPSSWAMANAVDAALTASPRPLDTNRVALVNLGLQGPSEAMAQVAGSVWEGSVSPVRFPAASPSAAVALSCIAWGIRGPTLSLLQPLRQGLPVALALARGWLGRGQVEGVLLASFHLPAGGAPPRAACVLLTPSPEGEPANVEQLLGFFSTSLG
- a CDS encoding class I adenylate-forming enzyme family protein; this translates as MRFPFQLSGPASGLSPALIDSFLNERITDATTGGAASQQPWRLDALAEGWRRLGLRSGDLVFVAMPNGPSLLAHFFGVLAAGGVPALVAPATPVARLKVLFETFSARGLVTPRLPELDMAGLERSSLLGSETALLPPSQPPPLKPGEVVMLTSGTSGFASGCVFDLEALMRNAFKHTGAVGQREEDSVLVNLPLYYSYALVAQAFATLLSGGRLVISGPPFNPESYLRLVHEHHITVSSVTPLLVRSLLAQEHLPERLRVLTVGGDALAAPQVERLLKLRPGGELYLTYGLSEAGPRVATLAAHLEPPHRYTSVGRPLPGTRVELEGQRIPGQGELLVSSDTLMKRRIGFVEGRKAHEWRAPGLLATGDIFEIDPQGYLSFIGRLSDFVVKGGEKISLASVRRLATSLPGVVSARTEVIVDRVETNYDLHLVVTSPELTSESVRRHLQGQLRRTETPRTIYLMSTNDSRAQLGHK
- a CDS encoding zinc-binding dehydrogenase yields the protein MKAVAIQQHGGPEVLQVVELPEPAPRAQDVLVRVKAVALNHLDIWLRRGGSGLRPSLPHVPGSNVAGVVASVGAEVKDLAPGTEVLVNPGLSCGHCEACLAGDDPACRGFQLVGEHLPGGYAEYVAVPRRNVVPKPARLSFPEAACLPLSFLTAWTMLVRRAQVKPGEWVLVQAAGSGVGSAAVQICKLLGATVIATASSAEKLARLQELGVDHLINYAEQDFVTEVRRLTRRRMVDVVVEHTGAATFEKSVACLAGGGRMVLCGATTGAEVKLDLRVLFSKRLSVLGSTLGSKGDLLHLLRLVEQGRLRPVLDRTLPLEEAAQAHQLMEQRAQFGHIVLTP
- a CDS encoding DMT family transporter: MRRTAGILLILLSGASFGALGIFGRVAYASGANTPTVLFLRFGLAALLLGAVMVARRVPLPRGRVLGGLVLLGALGYVGQSLAYFSALKHASAGLTALLLYLFPALVALLSVVVDGERLTRRRVVAVVLALGGTALTIDLNGGASPKGILFGLLSALVYAVYVFTSSRVVGPAGPLASSTVILGSAGVVYGALMAAQGPALPQTPQGWMAVAGMMLLSTVMAVLTFFAGLERVGPVVASLLSTVEPLVAVLLGALLLSERLSASQGVGGLLILAAVVLLSKPESPPTPLPRQEQVSGGSWARSSESTSTTDGG
- a CDS encoding GlxA family transcriptional regulator, with amino-acid sequence MSTRAAQLVRSGRKNGSVRQARRVVVLAVPPVQELDVVGPVEVFAGLNRLLGRSGSGYEIELVTSTAERLVTGESGLSLLAGQSFHEVRGRIDTLLVAGGTGVLNVRDPSLLRWLCERASQVRRLGSICTGAFLLAEAGLLDGRRATTHWGWAREMALRYPRVSVDPNPIWIQDGRIYTSAGVTTGMDLALGLVEEDFGSTAALQVARGLVLFLRRSGGQAQFSVALSAQSAERKALHELQVWMAENPGERMSVESLAARVAMSPRNFARVFLQELGKTPARYVQQLRVEAARRLLERTDKGVEEIANSCGFGSAEVMRRAFLRGLGVTPARYREHFQGKSNDS